AATGTAAAATATGATCAAATCATGGAAACATAAAGGACTCAAACAATTTTACGAAACCAGCAGCAAGTCAGGGATTAATCCCGATCATGCTAAACGGCTTACGATGATCATTCAGTTGCTTGATGCCGCTGAAGAGCCGGAAATGATGAATTTACCCGGATTGAGTTTCCATAAATTACAAGGACAATTAGCCGATTTTTATTCGGTCAAGGTGAATGGTAATTGGCGCGTTATTTTTAAATTTGAAGGTAAAGATGCCATTTTAGTGGATTACG
The genomic region above belongs to Legionellales bacterium and contains:
- a CDS encoding type II toxin-antitoxin system RelE/ParE family toxin translates to MIKSWKHKGLKQFYETSSKSGINPDHAKRLTMIIQLLDAAEEPEMMNLPGLSFHKLQGQLADFYSVKVNGNWRVIFKFEGKDAILVDYVDYH